In Arachis hypogaea cultivar Tifrunner chromosome 17, arahy.Tifrunner.gnm2.J5K5, whole genome shotgun sequence, a single window of DNA contains:
- the LOC112766682 gene encoding cyanate hydratase isoform X3, giving the protein MEDNSKASIVKKLQAVKQENGKSYSELAEETGLTNVYVAQLLKRQAQLKPQTAPKLRAALPELTDDLLEEMMRHPLRSYDPHLIQDPTVYRLNEAVMHFGESIKEIINEDFGDGMSYMLCHSIFTAYCLKRGY; this is encoded by the exons ATGGAGGATAATAGCAAAGCGAGCATAGTGAAAAAGCTCCAAGCTGTGAAGCAGGAGAACGGCAAGTCGTACAGTGAGTTAGCGGAGGAAACCGGACTGACCAACGTGTATGTTGCCCAGCTCCTGAAAAGACAAGCTCAGCTCAAACCCCAAACTGCCCCTAAGCTCCGGGCAGCCCTCCCCGAGCTGACCGATGATCTTTTGGAAGAGATGATGAGGCATCCCTTGAGGTCTTATGACCCTCACCTCATCCAAGACCCCACTGTAtacag GTTGAATGAAGCTGTTATGCATTTTGGGGAGAGCATTAAAGAAATAATCAATGAAGACTTTGGTGATGGGAT GTCATATATGCTATGCCATTCAATTTTTACAGCTTATTGTTTAAAAAGAGGATATTAG